In the genome of Pontibacillus halophilus JSM 076056 = DSM 19796, one region contains:
- the thrS gene encoding threonine--tRNA ligase — protein sequence MAEAIQLTFPDGAVKEFPQGTTTEDVAASISSGLKKQAIAGKLDGELIDLRREIPNDGRIEIVTLRDEEGVEVMRHSSAHLMAQAIKRLYPNVKLGVGPVIENGFYYDIDMEESITPEDLPKIEKEMQKIVSENLEVERIEVSREEAKEMYREIGDELKLELIDDIPEGQNLTIYRQGEFFDLCRGVHVPSTSKIKVFKLLNVSGAYWRGDSKNKMLQRIYGTAFEKKDHLNEYLQMLEEAKERDHRKLGKELDIFTVSQKVGQGLPLWLPKGATIRRTIERYIVDLEERLGYDHVYTPVLGSVDLYKTSGHWDHYQEDMFPTMEMDNEDLVLRPMNCPHHMMVYKNNLHSYRELPVRIAELGTMHRYEMSGALAGLQRVRAMTLNDAHIFARPDQLKEEFIRVVHLIQNVYKDFGLDNYYFRLSYRDPADTEKYVDNDEMWDKAQSMLKETMEDLELDYVEAEGEAAFYGPKLDVQVKTALGKDETLSTVQLDFHLPERFDLTYIGQDGNHHRPVVIHRGVVSTMERFVAFLIEEYKGAFPTWLAPVQAKIIPVSADVHLDYAKKVEDALRFAGVRVEVDERDEKIGYKIREAQIQKVPFQLVVGDNEMEQNGVNVRRYGEQDSKTQTLDDFVAAIKQEIDQKGAK from the coding sequence ATGGCGGAAGCAATTCAGTTAACATTTCCAGATGGCGCTGTAAAGGAGTTTCCACAAGGTACGACGACAGAAGATGTAGCTGCTTCCATTAGTTCTGGCCTTAAGAAGCAAGCGATTGCTGGTAAACTAGATGGAGAATTAATCGACCTTCGTCGCGAAATCCCAAATGACGGACGAATTGAGATTGTCACGTTGCGTGATGAAGAAGGTGTAGAAGTGATGCGTCACTCATCTGCACACTTAATGGCTCAAGCGATTAAACGTCTTTATCCTAACGTGAAACTTGGTGTAGGTCCGGTAATTGAGAATGGGTTCTACTATGACATCGATATGGAAGAATCCATTACACCAGAAGACCTTCCAAAGATTGAGAAGGAAATGCAGAAAATCGTCAGTGAAAACCTTGAGGTGGAGCGCATTGAGGTTTCGCGTGAAGAAGCGAAAGAGATGTATCGTGAAATTGGCGATGAATTGAAATTAGAGCTTATTGACGATATCCCAGAAGGACAGAACTTGACAATCTACCGCCAAGGCGAATTCTTCGACCTTTGCCGTGGGGTGCACGTTCCTTCTACGTCTAAGATCAAAGTATTTAAGTTGTTGAACGTATCTGGCGCATACTGGCGTGGAGATAGTAAGAACAAAATGCTTCAGCGTATTTATGGTACAGCTTTCGAGAAGAAAGACCACCTAAACGAATACCTACAAATGCTAGAAGAAGCGAAAGAACGTGATCACCGTAAGCTTGGTAAAGAATTAGATATCTTTACAGTTTCTCAGAAGGTTGGTCAGGGACTTCCATTGTGGCTTCCTAAAGGAGCGACGATTCGTCGTACAATCGAACGCTATATCGTGGACTTGGAAGAGCGTCTAGGATATGACCACGTCTACACTCCTGTCCTAGGTTCTGTTGACTTGTACAAAACGAGCGGGCACTGGGATCACTATCAAGAAGACATGTTCCCGACAATGGAGATGGATAATGAAGACCTTGTCCTTCGTCCGATGAACTGTCCTCACCACATGATGGTCTATAAGAACAACTTGCATAGCTACCGCGAGCTACCTGTTCGTATTGCGGAGCTTGGTACCATGCACCGTTATGAAATGTCTGGTGCTCTAGCTGGCTTACAGCGTGTTCGTGCAATGACATTGAATGATGCTCATATCTTTGCACGTCCAGACCAATTGAAAGAAGAATTCATCCGAGTGGTACACTTAATTCAAAATGTGTACAAAGACTTTGGTCTTGATAATTACTACTTCCGTCTTTCTTACCGCGACCCAGCGGATACAGAGAAATATGTAGATAACGATGAGATGTGGGATAAGGCTCAATCCATGTTGAAAGAGACAATGGAAGACCTAGAGCTAGATTACGTTGAAGCAGAAGGTGAAGCGGCATTCTATGGTCCGAAGCTAGACGTACAAGTGAAAACGGCTCTTGGTAAAGACGAAACGCTATCCACTGTACAGTTGGATTTCCACTTGCCTGAGCGCTTCGATTTAACGTACATTGGTCAAGACGGAAACCATCACCGTCCTGTCGTTATTCACCGTGGAGTAGTTTCTACGATGGAACGCTTTGTTGCCTTCCTAATTGAAGAGTATAAAGGTGCCTTCCCAACATGGCTTGCACCAGTACAAGCGAAGATTATTCCGGTATCAGCAGATGTGCACCTAGACTACGCGAAGAAAGTAGAAGATGCGCTTCGATTTGCAGGCGTTCGTGTTGAAGTGGATGAACGTGATGAGAAGATTGGCTACAAGATTCGTGAAGCACAAATTCAGAAAGTTCCATTCCAGCTTGTTGTAGGAGACAACGAAATGGAACAAAATGGAGTCAACGTTCGACGCTACGGAGAGCAAGATTCCAAGACACAAACCCTTGATGATTTCGTTGCAGCGATTAAGCAAGAGATCGATCAAAAGGGAGCTAAATAA
- the ytxC gene encoding sporulation protein YtxC codes for MKEIYFEKKEEAVTLCSFLFRKNDEISIRWKSHSKQGHYLVITSPQSWHGEWKRLLVEGLIHVFLLHREQAWLDEILLNCYYYTDDEERSHILELCQTLLCEETDLPRHELSRGKRSKILRELFSELLYQEEGFHFDSLVRFRLPSYREKLVDFVGYALDEYKREEDYQTYVENLREFVRGKGVSNQHLHIIESETLKIYNSEGGYLDSSQLRQVAYEEPLYLFGMGRDELFLSPIIAMAPHTISIYSDHLTNGTLITLLNVFQERVQIHPRKRFPFKQIAK; via the coding sequence TTGAAGGAAATCTATTTTGAGAAGAAAGAAGAAGCCGTTACACTATGCTCCTTTCTATTTCGGAAGAATGATGAGATTTCAATCAGATGGAAATCTCATAGCAAACAAGGTCACTATTTGGTAATTACCTCGCCACAATCGTGGCATGGAGAGTGGAAGCGGCTGTTGGTTGAGGGACTTATTCATGTGTTTCTTTTACATAGAGAGCAGGCGTGGCTAGATGAAATACTGCTCAACTGTTATTACTATACAGACGATGAGGAACGGTCGCATATTCTTGAACTTTGCCAGACGTTGCTGTGTGAGGAGACTGACCTCCCTCGGCATGAACTCTCACGTGGGAAGCGGTCCAAGATATTGAGGGAGTTGTTCTCCGAGTTGTTGTATCAGGAAGAAGGCTTTCATTTCGATTCGTTGGTGCGCTTTCGCTTGCCTTCTTATCGAGAGAAGCTTGTCGACTTTGTTGGATATGCGCTTGATGAGTATAAGCGGGAAGAGGATTACCAAACGTATGTGGAGAACCTGCGTGAATTCGTAAGGGGGAAGGGCGTATCTAATCAACACCTTCACATTATCGAGTCAGAAACACTCAAGATCTATAATTCGGAGGGTGGGTATTTAGACAGCAGTCAACTTCGACAAGTTGCCTATGAAGAACCTCTTTATTTATTCGGGATGGGAAGGGATGAGTTGTTCTTGTCGCCTATTATTGCAATGGCTCCACACACCATCTCTATCTACAGTGATCACCTTACGAATGGTACACTTATTACGTTATTAAATGTGTTTCAAGAACGGGTACAGATACATCCTAGGAAACGTTTTCCTTTCAAACAAATTGCGAAATAA